A genomic region of Streptomyces rimosus contains the following coding sequences:
- a CDS encoding ABC transporter ATP-binding protein yields the protein MSAEAGAGAGEPVLDVRELAKLYPLTRGIVLRKQIGSVRAVDTVSFTLRKGETLGIVGESGCGKSTVAKMLVGLEKPTGGQILYRGEDITKLSGRALKAVRRNIQMVFQDPYTSLNPRMTVGDIIGEPYDIHPEVAPKGDRRRKVQDLLDVVGLNPEYINRYPHQFSGGQRQRIGIARGLALRPEIIVADEPVSALDVSVQAQVVNLLERLQDEFDLSYVFIAHDLSVVRHISDRVAVMYLGRFAETGTEDEIYGHPTHPYTQALLSAVPVPDPGARTRRERILLTGDVPSPADPPSGCRFRTRCWKARERCALEVPALAVPEGFEQVTGPARHASACHFAEERQVVPGG from the coding sequence ATGAGCGCTGAGGCCGGAGCGGGTGCGGGGGAGCCCGTCCTCGACGTACGGGAGCTGGCCAAGCTCTACCCGCTGACCCGCGGCATCGTGCTGCGCAAGCAGATCGGCTCGGTCAGGGCGGTGGACACCGTCTCCTTCACGCTGCGCAAAGGGGAGACGCTGGGCATCGTCGGCGAGTCCGGGTGCGGCAAGTCGACGGTCGCCAAGATGCTGGTGGGGCTGGAGAAGCCGACCGGCGGTCAGATCCTGTACCGGGGCGAGGACATCACCAAGCTGTCGGGGCGCGCGCTGAAGGCCGTGCGCCGCAACATCCAGATGGTGTTCCAGGACCCGTACACCTCGCTCAACCCGCGGATGACGGTCGGCGACATCATCGGCGAGCCGTACGACATCCACCCGGAGGTGGCCCCGAAGGGCGACCGGCGCCGCAAGGTGCAGGACCTGCTGGACGTCGTCGGCCTCAACCCCGAATACATCAACCGCTATCCGCACCAGTTCTCCGGCGGCCAGCGCCAGCGCATCGGCATCGCGCGCGGCCTCGCGCTGCGCCCGGAGATCATCGTGGCGGACGAGCCGGTCTCCGCGCTGGACGTGTCCGTCCAGGCGCAGGTCGTCAATTTGCTGGAACGCCTCCAGGACGAGTTCGACCTGTCGTACGTCTTCATCGCGCATGACCTGTCGGTCGTCCGGCACATCTCCGACCGGGTCGCCGTGATGTACCTCGGCCGCTTCGCCGAGACCGGTACGGAGGACGAGATCTACGGCCATCCGACGCACCCGTACACCCAGGCCCTGCTGTCCGCCGTACCCGTACCGGACCCCGGGGCCCGCACCCGCCGTGAACGCATCCTGCTGACGGGGGACGTGCCCTCGCCCGCCGACCCGCCGTCCGGCTGCCGCTTTCGCACCCGCTGCTGGAAGGCGCGGGAGCGCTGCGCGCTGGAGGTGCCGGCGCTGGCCGTACCGGAAGGGTTCGAGCAGGTGACGGGGCCCGCCCGGCACGCCTCGGCGTGCCACTTCGCGGAGGAGCGGCAGGTGGTGCCGGGCGGCTGA
- a CDS encoding ABC transporter ATP-binding protein, translated as MTVEGRAPGTEADGGALLDVRGLQVEFRTRDGIAHAVNGVSYTVAAGETLAVLGESGSGKSVTAQAVLGILDTPPGHVTGGEILFHGRDLLRMGAEERRRIRGTKLAMIFQDALSALNPVLSVGAQLGEMFEVHRGASRKEARDRAAELMDRVRIPAARSRVGDYPHQFSGGMRQRIMIAMALALEPDLIIADEPTTALDVTVQAQVMDLLAELRREYAMGLVLITHDLGVVADVADRIAVMYAGRIVETAPVHGLYRAPAHPYTRGLLDSIPRLDQKGRELYAIKGLPPSLTAIPPGCPFHPRCPKAQDICRTDRPPLYDVAPGRASACHFWEETVSEQGERP; from the coding sequence CGTACGCGGGTTGCAGGTCGAGTTCCGTACGCGGGACGGGATCGCGCACGCGGTCAACGGCGTCAGCTACACGGTCGCCGCGGGGGAGACGCTGGCCGTGCTCGGCGAGTCGGGGTCGGGCAAGTCGGTGACCGCCCAAGCCGTGCTGGGCATCCTCGACACCCCGCCCGGACACGTCACCGGCGGCGAGATCCTCTTCCACGGCCGGGACCTGCTGCGGATGGGCGCCGAGGAGCGGCGCCGTATTCGCGGCACCAAGCTGGCGATGATCTTCCAGGACGCGCTGTCGGCGCTCAACCCGGTACTGAGCGTGGGCGCGCAGCTCGGGGAGATGTTCGAGGTGCACCGCGGCGCCTCGCGCAAGGAGGCCCGCGACCGGGCCGCCGAGCTGATGGACCGGGTGCGCATCCCGGCCGCCCGCAGCCGGGTGGGCGACTATCCGCACCAGTTCTCCGGCGGTATGCGCCAGCGCATCATGATCGCGATGGCGCTGGCCCTGGAACCGGACCTGATCATCGCGGACGAGCCCACCACCGCCCTCGACGTGACCGTCCAGGCGCAGGTCATGGATCTGCTGGCGGAGCTGCGCCGGGAGTACGCCATGGGCCTCGTCCTGATCACCCACGACCTGGGCGTGGTCGCGGACGTGGCCGACCGGATCGCCGTCATGTACGCGGGCCGGATCGTGGAGACGGCTCCCGTCCACGGCCTCTACCGGGCGCCGGCCCACCCGTACACCCGCGGCCTGCTGGACTCCATCCCGCGCCTGGACCAGAAGGGCCGGGAACTGTACGCGATCAAGGGCCTGCCGCCCAGCCTGACCGCGATCCCGCCGGGCTGCCCCTTCCACCCGCGCTGCCCCAAGGCGCAAGACATCTGCCGTACGGACCGGCCGCCGCTCTACGACGTGGCGCCCGGCCGGGCCAGCGCGTGCCACTTCTGGGAGGAGACCGTCAGTGAGCAGGGAGAGCGCCCATGA
- a CDS encoding ABC transporter ATP-binding protein, whose product MSAPEDVIVPAPRPAAAGSGEVLLTAEGLAKHFPIMAGFPFKRRIGAVQAVDGIDLTVHTGETFGLVGESGCGKSTTGRLLTRLLEPTAGSITYRGRDITHAGRKELAPVRSEIQMIFQDPYSSLNPRQTVGTIIGGPMEINGIDPPGGREQRVRELLETVGLNPEHYNRFPHEFSGGQRQRIGVARALALEPKLIVADEPVSALDVSIQAQVVNLLQELQRELNIAFLFIAHDLAIVRHFSQRVAVMYLGKIVEVGDRDSIYHRPRHPYTHALLSAVPEARLLDAQEEPDDRERIRLAGDVPSPIDPPSGCRFRTRCWKARDKCAAEEPPLVQITGNVSGHLTACHFPEEPTTAARDEDIVLDPALAAIEEAAPPGPGAPGGGAA is encoded by the coding sequence ATGAGCGCACCCGAAGACGTCATCGTCCCCGCCCCCCGTCCGGCCGCCGCCGGGTCCGGCGAGGTGCTGCTGACCGCGGAGGGGCTGGCCAAGCACTTTCCGATCATGGCCGGGTTTCCGTTCAAGCGTCGGATCGGGGCGGTGCAGGCGGTTGACGGTATCGACCTGACCGTGCACACCGGCGAGACGTTCGGCCTGGTCGGCGAGTCGGGCTGCGGGAAGTCCACCACCGGGCGGCTGCTGACCCGGCTGCTGGAGCCGACCGCGGGGTCGATCACGTACCGGGGCCGGGACATCACCCACGCCGGGCGCAAGGAGCTGGCGCCGGTCCGCTCCGAGATCCAGATGATCTTCCAGGACCCGTACTCGTCGCTGAACCCCCGGCAGACCGTCGGCACCATCATCGGCGGGCCGATGGAGATCAACGGCATCGATCCGCCGGGCGGCCGGGAGCAGCGGGTCCGCGAGCTGCTGGAGACCGTCGGCCTCAACCCGGAGCACTACAACCGCTTTCCGCACGAGTTCTCCGGCGGCCAGCGCCAGCGCATCGGCGTGGCCCGGGCGCTCGCGCTGGAGCCGAAGCTGATCGTCGCGGACGAGCCGGTCTCCGCGCTGGACGTCTCCATCCAGGCCCAAGTGGTCAACCTGCTCCAGGAGTTGCAGCGCGAGCTGAACATCGCGTTCCTGTTCATCGCGCACGACCTGGCGATCGTGCGGCACTTCAGCCAGCGGGTCGCGGTGATGTACCTGGGGAAGATCGTCGAGGTCGGCGACCGGGACTCGATCTACCACCGACCGCGCCACCCGTACACCCACGCGCTGCTCTCCGCCGTACCGGAGGCCCGGCTGCTGGACGCGCAGGAGGAGCCGGACGACCGCGAGCGCATCCGGCTGGCCGGGGACGTGCCGTCGCCGATCGACCCGCCGTCCGGCTGCCGGTTCCGTACCCGCTGCTGGAAGGCGCGCGACAAGTGCGCCGCCGAGGAACCGCCGCTGGTACAGATCACCGGCAACGTCTCGGGCCACCTGACGGCCTGCCACTTCCCGGAGGAGCCGACGACGGCGGCGCGGGACGAGGACATCGTGCTGGACCCGGCGCTGGCGGCGATCGAGGAAGCGGCGCCCCCTGGTCCGGGAGCGCCCGGCGGCGGGGCGGCCTGA
- a CDS encoding ABC transporter ATP-binding protein — MSTPTQPAAAPGPATPAPAAPFLSVRDLYVRFGTEDGVVQAVDNLSFDLERGRTLGIVGESGSGKSVTNLAILGLHSPNYTKIAGEILLDGDELTGAREKDLEKLRGNKMAMIFQDPLTSLSPYYTVGRQIAEPFVKHTGASKREGRQRAIEMLAKVGIPQPTLRVDDYPHQFSGGMRQRAMIAMALVCNPSLLIADEPTTALDVTVQAQILDLLKDLQQEFGSAIILITHDLGVVANTADELLVMYAGRAVERGTVKEILTEPQHPYTWGLLGSMPRLSSSVDEPLTPIPGTPPSLLAPPSGCPFHPRCAFPAEVGGSRCQDERPLLAPGRAAACHLSPEQKHTLFTEKIKPRLG; from the coding sequence GTGTCCACACCCACCCAGCCCGCGGCCGCGCCGGGCCCCGCCACGCCCGCACCCGCCGCGCCCTTCCTGTCCGTACGGGACCTGTACGTGCGCTTCGGCACCGAGGACGGCGTGGTCCAGGCGGTCGACAACCTCTCCTTCGACCTGGAGCGCGGCCGCACCCTCGGCATCGTCGGCGAGTCCGGCTCCGGCAAGTCGGTGACCAACCTGGCGATCCTGGGCCTGCACAGCCCCAACTACACGAAGATCGCCGGGGAGATCCTGCTGGACGGCGACGAGCTGACCGGGGCCCGGGAGAAGGACCTGGAGAAGCTGCGCGGCAACAAGATGGCGATGATCTTCCAGGATCCGCTGACCTCGCTGTCGCCGTACTACACGGTGGGGCGGCAGATCGCCGAGCCGTTCGTCAAGCACACCGGCGCGAGCAAGCGCGAGGGCCGGCAGCGGGCCATCGAGATGCTGGCCAAGGTGGGCATCCCGCAGCCGACGCTGCGGGTGGACGACTATCCGCACCAGTTCTCCGGCGGCATGCGCCAGCGCGCCATGATCGCCATGGCGCTGGTGTGCAACCCGTCCCTGCTGATCGCCGACGAGCCGACCACCGCGCTGGACGTGACCGTACAGGCGCAGATCCTGGACCTGCTGAAGGACCTCCAGCAGGAGTTCGGCTCCGCCATCATCCTGATCACCCACGACCTGGGCGTGGTCGCCAACACCGCCGACGAGCTGCTGGTGATGTACGCCGGGCGGGCCGTGGAGCGCGGCACCGTCAAGGAGATCCTCACCGAGCCGCAGCACCCGTACACCTGGGGCCTGCTGGGCTCGATGCCGCGGCTGTCGTCGAGCGTCGACGAGCCGCTGACCCCGATCCCCGGCACCCCGCCGAGCCTGCTCGCGCCTCCCTCCGGCTGCCCCTTCCACCCGCGCTGCGCCTTCCCTGCCGAGGTCGGCGGCTCCCGCTGCCAGGACGAACGCCCGCTGCTGGCCCCCGGGCGCGCCGCGGCCTGCCATCTGAGCCCCGAGCAGAAACACACCCTGTTCACCGAGAAGATCAAGCCCCGGCTGGGCTAG
- a CDS encoding PI-PLC domain-containing protein produces the protein MAHRPPARIPARVPLLATTGVLALLCASTPAAAAGGPQRPAPRPTYAIAHRVLTAGGVDTALRHGANAVEIDAAAWKKGWWADHDGTLTSAGDPMETMLKRIAQRRAEGGNVTFVWLDIKNPDHCRSDDAKRRHCSVAALRDMARRTVEKQGVRVLYGFYGTEGGTGWKDVTTRLRPLEGVGLSGNAEDVAKSFAAHGPRIPGRQRVMDKGLFSLSLNARTITSELRAGAKARDRGALASTAGWTVGTGDAKNTAGLLAPYASGGAGADGLIYGKRAACYPDGTSTWRGGCGTDESSVKRALSSITDYVAGHPAERRMATTRDIPFGS, from the coding sequence ATGGCTCACCGCCCCCCGGCCCGGATACCCGCCCGTGTGCCGCTCCTGGCCACCACCGGAGTTCTGGCACTTCTCTGCGCGAGCACCCCGGCCGCTGCCGCCGGCGGCCCGCAGCGGCCCGCGCCGCGCCCCACTTACGCCATCGCCCACCGGGTGCTGACCGCCGGCGGCGTGGACACGGCGCTGCGGCACGGCGCCAACGCCGTGGAGATCGACGCGGCCGCCTGGAAGAAGGGCTGGTGGGCGGACCACGACGGCACCCTCACCAGCGCCGGTGACCCGATGGAGACCATGCTCAAACGTATCGCCCAGCGGCGCGCCGAAGGCGGAAACGTGACCTTCGTATGGCTGGACATCAAGAACCCGGACCACTGCCGCAGTGACGACGCGAAGCGGCGGCACTGTTCGGTGGCGGCGCTGCGCGACATGGCCCGCCGCACCGTCGAGAAGCAGGGCGTCCGCGTGCTCTACGGGTTCTACGGCACCGAGGGCGGCACCGGCTGGAAGGACGTCACGACCCGTCTGCGCCCCCTCGAAGGCGTCGGGCTCAGCGGCAACGCCGAGGACGTGGCGAAATCCTTCGCGGCCCACGGCCCACGCATTCCCGGCAGGCAACGCGTCATGGACAAGGGCCTCTTCAGCCTCTCGCTCAACGCCCGCACCATCACCTCCGAACTCCGCGCCGGTGCGAAGGCCCGGGACCGCGGGGCCCTCGCCTCGACGGCAGGCTGGACGGTCGGTACGGGGGACGCGAAGAACACCGCCGGGCTGCTGGCGCCGTACGCGTCCGGCGGAGCGGGCGCCGACGGACTCATCTACGGGAAGCGGGCCGCCTGTTACCCGGACGGCACGTCCACATGGCGCGGCGGCTGCGGCACCGACGAGTCCTCCGTCAAGAGGGCACTGTCCTCGATCACCGATTACGTCGCCGGGCACCCGGCCGAGCGGCGGATGGCGACGACCCGCGACATCCCCTTCGGAAGCTGA